One genomic window of Fervidobacterium thailandense includes the following:
- a CDS encoding methyl-accepting chemotaxis protein produces the protein MVKSFLSFVLGAFVITVVVLGLNAYRSAPKVEPLGEYRILLDGKEVAQKSGLFYRKGSAGTICIEIPGKLYKGNALAFSLTVNEYIRVFSDGVKIFEYTFPKRGHMNLWHRYFMVPVEGDIVIEGSFKVLGGLEKTLYVGPAEEVAKFVERANMIEEYMFYLGTGFMVAIFIVSVLLAIGLAKREFVYAGLAAVFPVLTALDEMNVVLYPILLWKKIAILGAAGAIFFSFLFIKNVLRRPHYLFEKIYFVIYWLLFSLVLFARDLYAVRVHYSNFYLYSLAALLYMSYMLLRYSKTFVDRVLAAGLAAVIMSALLSILAIVGFLKLEFMFFNIGQFAFGLTIAIYVMVKTIEVHKETLAMNEAITNLMNEQLRYIEKLKSWQNAVKTLSKETENDMERIELVGRKLEMSSKESLNKLDELEKSLVEFKSLVEKLMAINSVVQQTMFEAGHLNKRIVELSEQNRDSLKYSSEVLNSLKSENEKLSELFWKLSESVESIKVVTSKIKDIARETNLLSLNASIEAARAGEFGKSFAVVASEIRNLSNDTSELADSIERGLSNLLNYFGNFAKELTDFFNNLGEVVDRNSTLMSSMIGFSDNVEEMSAKFEDVIKSMEAQQSQLAWFDESFSRVLGRVSDLKHSFEIVENSKEEVFRVFDSVREKVEEIRRLFEEK, from the coding sequence ATGGTCAAGAGTTTTCTCTCCTTTGTGTTGGGAGCCTTCGTCATAACCGTTGTCGTTCTCGGTTTAAACGCTTACAGAAGCGCACCGAAGGTTGAGCCACTTGGTGAGTATCGGATTTTGTTGGATGGAAAAGAAGTTGCCCAAAAATCTGGATTGTTCTACAGGAAGGGCTCTGCGGGAACGATTTGTATTGAAATACCAGGAAAGCTTTACAAGGGTAATGCCTTAGCTTTCTCTCTAACGGTTAACGAATACATTCGCGTTTTCAGTGATGGGGTGAAGATCTTTGAATACACTTTCCCAAAGCGAGGGCACATGAACCTTTGGCACAGGTACTTCATGGTACCCGTGGAAGGAGACATAGTAATCGAAGGTTCCTTTAAAGTTCTTGGCGGATTGGAAAAAACGTTGTACGTTGGTCCGGCTGAAGAGGTTGCAAAATTCGTTGAACGTGCTAACATGATAGAGGAGTACATGTTCTACCTTGGCACTGGATTTATGGTAGCCATATTTATTGTCAGCGTCCTTCTTGCTATAGGACTTGCGAAACGGGAGTTCGTGTACGCTGGTTTAGCAGCGGTCTTCCCGGTTTTAACAGCGTTAGATGAGATGAACGTGGTGCTTTATCCGATACTCCTTTGGAAGAAAATCGCGATTCTTGGAGCTGCTGGAGCAATATTCTTTTCGTTCTTGTTCATAAAGAACGTTCTAAGGAGACCGCACTACCTATTTGAGAAAATTTATTTCGTCATTTATTGGCTTTTATTCTCTTTGGTTTTATTTGCAAGAGATCTGTACGCAGTTAGGGTCCATTACTCGAACTTCTATCTCTACTCGTTAGCCGCACTTTTGTACATGAGCTACATGCTCTTGCGGTATTCTAAAACGTTTGTCGATAGGGTCCTTGCCGCGGGATTGGCTGCGGTTATTATGAGCGCGTTGCTTTCGATACTTGCCATAGTTGGTTTTCTCAAGCTGGAGTTCATGTTCTTCAACATTGGTCAATTTGCATTTGGACTCACCATAGCTATATACGTTATGGTTAAAACGATAGAAGTCCACAAAGAGACGCTTGCTATGAACGAAGCCATAACGAACCTCATGAACGAACAACTACGCTACATAGAGAAGCTGAAAAGCTGGCAAAATGCGGTAAAGACACTTTCTAAGGAAACAGAGAACGATATGGAACGTATTGAGTTGGTTGGTAGGAAACTTGAAATGAGTTCTAAAGAATCGCTCAATAAATTGGATGAGCTGGAGAAAAGCCTTGTCGAGTTTAAGTCGTTGGTGGAGAAACTCATGGCAATAAACTCCGTTGTACAACAGACGATGTTCGAGGCTGGACATTTGAACAAGCGGATCGTTGAGCTAAGTGAACAGAATCGCGATTCTTTGAAGTATTCGTCCGAAGTTTTAAATTCGCTCAAGAGTGAGAACGAGAAGCTTTCCGAGTTGTTCTGGAAACTTTCGGAAAGTGTTGAGAGCATAAAGGTCGTTACATCGAAGATTAAGGACATAGCACGTGAGACAAACCTCCTATCCCTTAACGCGTCGATAGAAGCGGCGAGGGCTGGGGAATTCGGAAAGAGCTTCGCGGTCGTCGCCTCGGAAATTCGAAATTTGTCGAACGATACCTCCGAACTGGCTGACTCTATTGAGCGGGGTCTATCGAACCTGCTCAATTATTTTGGAAATTTCGCAAAGGAGCTCACGGACTTTTTCAACAACCTGGGAGAAGTGGTTGATCGAAACTCAACTTTGATGTCGAGTATGATAGGTTTCAGCGATAACGTAGAGGAAATGAGCGCAAAATTTGAGGATGTGATTAAGAGCATGGAAGCGCAACAATCGCAACTTGCCTGGTTCGACGAGAGTTTCTCCCGGGTTCTCGGAAGGGTTAGTGACCTGAAACATTCCTTCGAGATTGTTGAAAATTCCAAGGAAGAGGTCTTCAGAGTTTTCGACAGCGTTAGGGAAAAGGTGGAGGAAATACGTCGATTATTCGAGGAAAAATGA
- the fba gene encoding class II fructose-1,6-bisphosphate aldolase, with protein MYVNTKDILEKASKEYYAVPAFNINNMEFFHAILEGALEKRAPLIVETSEGAIKYAGNGDIFKGARFFVEMVRLFADSVDIPVALHLDHGKHFEYIIAAIKAGYSSVMIDASEEPFEENLRKTKEIVKIAHAAGVSVEAELGQLAGVEDNVVAAENVLVDPEQAKIFVEETGVDFLAPAIGTSHGAFKFKGEAKLDFERLKKVKELTKVPLVLHGASSVLPEYVRIAEEYGADLSGAKGVPEEDLKKCVELGINKVNTDTDLRIAFIAGLRKYLKENPKEFDPRHYLGAGKKFVKEVVMNRLEFLGCAGKA; from the coding sequence ATGTACGTGAACACCAAGGATATCCTTGAGAAGGCCAGTAAGGAGTACTACGCAGTCCCGGCATTTAACATCAACAACATGGAGTTCTTCCATGCAATACTCGAGGGCGCACTCGAAAAACGTGCACCGCTTATCGTTGAAACAAGCGAGGGAGCTATAAAGTACGCAGGAAACGGGGACATATTTAAAGGTGCAAGATTTTTCGTGGAGATGGTAAGGCTATTTGCCGATAGCGTCGATATACCAGTAGCCCTCCACCTTGACCACGGTAAGCATTTTGAGTATATAATAGCAGCGATAAAGGCTGGATATTCCTCGGTTATGATCGATGCGTCCGAAGAACCTTTCGAGGAAAATCTCAGGAAAACAAAAGAGATAGTGAAAATCGCGCATGCAGCTGGTGTATCGGTCGAGGCAGAACTCGGTCAGCTTGCGGGTGTGGAAGATAACGTGGTTGCCGCCGAGAACGTACTCGTTGATCCCGAGCAAGCAAAGATTTTCGTTGAGGAAACCGGTGTTGATTTCCTGGCTCCCGCGATTGGAACGAGCCACGGAGCGTTCAAGTTCAAAGGAGAAGCGAAACTCGATTTTGAAAGACTTAAAAAGGTCAAAGAATTAACGAAAGTTCCGCTTGTTCTCCATGGTGCATCAAGCGTCCTTCCCGAGTACGTGAGGATAGCCGAAGAATACGGTGCGGACCTCAGCGGAGCCAAAGGCGTGCCCGAAGAGGACCTAAAAAAGTGCGTGGAACTTGGTATCAACAAGGTCAACACCGATACGGACCTCAGAATTGCCTTTATCGCAGGGCTTAGAAAGTACCTGAAGGAGAACCCGAAAGAGTTCGATCCGAGGCACTACCTTGGAGCAGGTAAAAAGTTCGTCAAAGAGGTTGTTATGAATAGACTTGAATTTCTCGGATGTGCTGGGAAAGCGTGA
- a CDS encoding PP2C family protein-serine/threonine phosphatase, whose product MSADLELAIKIQESFVPKNTENIKFFYKPSTGLGGDLIYYNPPWLAIVDISGHGIAAALVSMLLRTIFDVVFSKEPALNMVPVLMESELMNYNLEGLYFTGIFGRMEGTEFKFINVGHPTPINLTRQEPILTPTVPPVGFGFSEPYDNSIAQTFSLTNGSLLLYTDGLIEMRTRTGLLGVDGLLALLSPDDDLLSIYLKASSRRSSPIQEDDITMILLKNKSK is encoded by the coding sequence ATGTCAGCAGATTTGGAGTTGGCAATAAAGATTCAGGAATCGTTTGTACCGAAGAACACGGAAAACATCAAGTTCTTTTACAAACCATCCACCGGACTGGGAGGGGATTTGATATATTACAACCCACCGTGGTTAGCAATTGTGGATATCAGTGGTCACGGAATTGCCGCGGCTCTTGTGAGTATGTTGCTAAGAACGATATTTGATGTGGTTTTCAGCAAAGAGCCGGCTTTGAACATGGTACCTGTTTTAATGGAGAGCGAGTTGATGAACTACAATCTGGAAGGTCTATACTTTACCGGGATATTTGGTAGGATGGAAGGAACTGAATTCAAATTTATAAACGTGGGTCATCCAACCCCAATAAATTTAACGAGGCAAGAGCCTATTTTAACTCCAACAGTTCCACCGGTGGGGTTTGGTTTCAGCGAACCTTACGACAATAGCATCGCTCAAACTTTTAGCTTGACAAACGGTAGCCTCCTTCTCTATACGGATGGCCTCATTGAGATGAGAACAAGGACGGGGCTCTTGGGAGTGGACGGTTTGCTGGCTCTCCTCAGTCCCGACGATGACCTTTTGAGCATTTACCTTAAGGCATCCTCTCGTAGGTCCTCTCCCATCCAAGAAGATGATATCACAATGATTCTCTTAAAAAACAAATCGAAATAA